In Archangium violaceum, the following are encoded in one genomic region:
- a CDS encoding serine/threonine-protein kinase, which produces MSQSSSSGAVGCPPEQVLVGFATGSLPDTERSALEAHLARCSVCFEVVSALVAENGPAASVSSPPQPAPVLSRGTAMGRYLVLDPIGIGGMGVVYSAYDPELDRKVALKLLSPHGPHGASSPEGRLRLQREARALARLSHPNVVTVYDVGTEGEQVFVAMELVDGQTLGTWLSAASHDWRRVLHCFAEAGRGLAAAHAVGLVHRDFKPDNVLLGREGRVRVTDFGLARVTEVTPDTLPGAEAGQVRTEAQPSSLSGAQAGTPRYMAPEQWLGAATGPSTDQFSFCVALWEALHGEHPFAGDSPAALRQEVLAGRLRAAPAQRQIPARIHAALVRGLQPEPSARHPSMEALLALLELDPARRRRRVAALLGAGVLLLGLLGAGLAQWTYRSAQLCAGGPARVQSAWGAAARENVRRGLLASGAPGAERTWELLTQRVDGYTSDWASMHREACEATRVRGEQSEQLLDRRMLCLEHALQRMSALARQLEHADRATADKALDAVHALPSLSECANAAALLEAPGLPQDASVRQQVLTLRGQLAELETLKELGHLKEALPRAEALTRASEALAYPPLQAEVLLLEGELLRLDEQIPQALERLRQAALRAERGHEDTLATRAWTLLALIYATDKKEFAEAHRSIDYAQAKLDRLGHRDLLLETELLGTRAGLADREGKYAEAAALDQERVTALEQRLGPDAPALARALYGLAASRYMQGRLDEAYTAIHRSLVLSERYWGPETLKLATGLNLLAIIAKHRHQLPEAREAYERALRIYARLSGEQSSRYAQTLANLGALLNELGDNEQALTAFQRAVDIERASKEQDSDSLANVLTNMASVYRHLGRFEEALAVNQEALSLRTTKFGPRHVLVGVSLDSMGISLMKLGRYTEALEHFRRELEIFTASFPGEHPHVATAHYQVGLALAGLGRLAQARTSLERALAIFERHANLGPEQAETRFRLALLQWENGGADRGRARQRILELRDQLDEAARTEADAWLGAHPASP; this is translated from the coding sequence ATGAGCCAATCGTCTTCATCAGGGGCGGTGGGGTGCCCCCCCGAGCAGGTACTGGTCGGCTTCGCGACCGGCTCGCTCCCCGACACGGAGCGCTCGGCGCTCGAAGCACACCTGGCTCGATGCAGCGTGTGCTTCGAGGTGGTGTCGGCACTGGTCGCGGAGAACGGCCCCGCGGCCAGCGTCTCGTCACCGCCCCAACCCGCGCCCGTGCTGTCCCGCGGCACGGCCATGGGGCGCTACCTGGTGCTCGACCCCATCGGCATCGGTGGCATGGGTGTGGTGTATTCGGCGTATGACCCGGAGCTCGACCGCAAGGTCGCGCTCAAGCTGCTGTCGCCCCACGGCCCTCATGGCGCCTCTTCTCCCGAGGGACGGCTCCGACTGCAACGCGAGGCCCGCGCGCTGGCCCGGCTGTCCCATCCCAACGTCGTCACCGTCTACGACGTGGGCACCGAGGGCGAGCAGGTATTCGTCGCCATGGAGTTGGTGGACGGGCAGACGCTCGGGACGTGGCTGTCGGCCGCTTCCCACGACTGGCGGCGGGTGTTGCACTGCTTCGCGGAGGCGGGCCGGGGGCTCGCCGCCGCCCACGCGGTGGGGCTCGTCCACCGCGACTTCAAGCCCGACAACGTGCTCCTCGGGCGCGAGGGCCGGGTGCGCGTCACCGACTTCGGCCTGGCGCGAGTGACGGAAGTCACACCGGACACGCTCCCCGGAGCCGAAGCGGGACAGGTGCGCACGGAGGCCCAGCCCTCGAGCTTGTCGGGCGCCCAGGCCGGCACCCCCCGCTACATGGCGCCCGAGCAGTGGTTGGGAGCGGCCACGGGCCCCTCTACGGATCAATTCAGCTTCTGCGTGGCGCTCTGGGAGGCGCTCCATGGCGAGCACCCCTTCGCCGGCGACTCGCCCGCCGCGCTGAGACAGGAAGTGCTCGCGGGCCGCCTGCGCGCCGCGCCCGCTCAGCGGCAGATTCCCGCGCGAATCCACGCGGCGCTCGTGCGCGGGCTCCAGCCCGAGCCCTCGGCGCGCCACCCTTCCATGGAGGCGCTGCTGGCCCTCCTGGAGCTGGACCCGGCGCGGAGGCGCAGGCGCGTCGCGGCGCTGCTGGGAGCGGGGGTGTTGCTGCTGGGGTTGTTGGGAGCGGGCCTCGCGCAGTGGACGTACCGCTCGGCCCAGCTGTGTGCCGGAGGGCCCGCCCGCGTCCAGTCCGCGTGGGGAGCCGCGGCCCGGGAGAACGTGCGCCGCGGGCTGCTGGCCAGCGGGGCTCCCGGTGCGGAACGGACCTGGGAACTGCTCACCCAGCGCGTGGATGGCTACACCTCGGACTGGGCCTCCATGCACCGCGAGGCCTGCGAGGCCACTCGCGTCCGGGGTGAGCAGTCCGAGCAACTGCTCGATCGCCGCATGCTGTGTCTGGAGCACGCGCTGCAACGCATGTCGGCCCTGGCACGTCAGCTGGAGCACGCCGATCGCGCCACGGCGGACAAGGCGCTGGACGCCGTGCATGCGCTCCCCTCGTTGAGCGAGTGCGCCAACGCGGCGGCCCTGCTGGAGGCTCCGGGGTTGCCCCAGGATGCCTCCGTCCGGCAGCAGGTGCTCACACTGCGCGGACAGCTGGCGGAACTGGAGACGCTCAAGGAGCTGGGTCACCTCAAGGAGGCGCTCCCGCGCGCCGAAGCACTGACCCGGGCCTCCGAGGCGCTGGCCTACCCTCCCCTGCAGGCCGAGGTGCTCCTCCTCGAAGGAGAGCTGCTGCGCCTGGATGAGCAGATACCGCAAGCGCTCGAGCGGCTCCGCCAGGCGGCGCTCCGAGCGGAGAGAGGGCACGAGGACACGCTCGCCACGCGAGCCTGGACGCTGCTGGCCCTGATCTACGCCACCGATAAGAAGGAGTTCGCCGAGGCGCACCGCAGCATCGACTATGCCCAGGCGAAGCTCGACCGGTTGGGCCACCGGGACCTGCTCCTGGAGACGGAGTTGCTGGGGACTCGCGCGGGGCTGGCGGACCGAGAGGGGAAGTACGCCGAGGCGGCCGCGCTGGACCAGGAGCGCGTCACGGCGCTGGAGCAGCGGCTCGGGCCGGACGCGCCCGCCCTGGCCAGAGCCCTGTACGGTCTGGCCGCCTCGCGCTACATGCAGGGGCGCCTGGATGAGGCCTACACCGCCATCCATCGCTCCCTGGTGTTGAGCGAGCGGTACTGGGGGCCCGAGACCCTGAAGCTCGCCACGGGGCTCAACCTGCTCGCCATCATCGCCAAACACAGACATCAGCTCCCCGAAGCACGCGAGGCGTATGAACGGGCGCTGCGGATCTACGCCCGCCTGTCGGGTGAACAATCCTCCCGTTACGCCCAGACGCTGGCCAACCTGGGCGCCCTGCTCAACGAGCTGGGAGACAATGAGCAGGCCCTCACCGCGTTCCAGCGCGCCGTGGACATCGAGCGGGCGAGCAAGGAGCAGGACTCGGATTCCCTGGCCAATGTCCTCACGAACATGGCCTCCGTGTACAGGCACCTCGGGCGATTCGAGGAGGCGCTGGCGGTCAACCAGGAGGCGCTCTCCCTGCGCACCACGAAGTTCGGCCCCCGCCACGTGCTGGTGGGGGTGTCGCTGGACTCGATGGGCATCTCGCTGATGAAGCTGGGGCGGTACACCGAGGCACTCGAGCACTTCCGGCGCGAGCTGGAGATCTTCACCGCCTCGTTCCCGGGAGAGCATCCCCATGTGGCCACGGCTCACTACCAGGTGGGCCTGGCACTGGCCGGACTGGGGCGGCTCGCCCAGGCGCGCACCTCCCTGGAACGAGCGCTCGCCATCTTCGAGCGGCATGCGAACCTGGGCCCGGAGCAGGCGGAGACGCGGTTCCGTCTGGCGCTGCTCCAGTGGGAGAACGGCGGCGCGGATAGAGGGCGGGCGCGTCAGCGGATTCTCGAACTGCGAGACCAGCTGGATGAGGCCGCCCGTACCGAGGCGGACGCATGGCTCGGTGCCCATCCCGCGTCTCCCTGA
- a CDS encoding SDR family NAD(P)-dependent oxidoreductase, with the protein MDPVMRHRSVVVRRKRWVHRFGDHSKEETARRAVALALERFGKVDILVNNAARILNKLAVDMTVDEWDSLMAVNARGMFVHAREALRAMIPREAGSIVNVGSYACYYALPTISAYAASKGAVAQLTKVLAIENAAHGVRVNAVAPGDVETGILDEVRPDGRQFLVEHGKAAPIGRVAQPGEIAEVIAFLASDRASFVTGSVVMADGGYTAV; encoded by the coding sequence ATGGACCCGGTGATGCGCCATCGCTCCGTCGTGGTACGGAGGAAGAGGTGGGTCCACCGGTTCGGAGACCATTCGAAAGAAGAGACCGCCCGGCGCGCGGTGGCCCTCGCCCTCGAACGCTTCGGCAAGGTCGACATCCTCGTGAACAACGCCGCGCGGATCCTGAACAAGCTGGCCGTCGACATGACCGTCGACGAGTGGGACTCGCTCATGGCGGTCAATGCGCGCGGGATGTTCGTCCATGCGCGCGAGGCGCTGCGGGCGATGATCCCCAGGGAAGCCGGGTCGATCGTGAACGTCGGCTCCTACGCCTGCTATTACGCCCTGCCGACGATCTCCGCCTACGCGGCCTCCAAGGGCGCCGTCGCCCAACTGACCAAGGTGCTCGCCATCGAGAACGCCGCCCATGGCGTGCGGGTGAACGCGGTCGCGCCGGGCGACGTGGAGACCGGAATCCTGGATGAAGTCCGGCCGGACGGCCGCCAGTTCCTGGTCGAGCATGGAAAGGCCGCGCCCATCGGCCGCGTCGCCCAGCCGGGTGAGATCGCCGAGGTGATCGCCTTCCTGGCCTCTGACCGCGCGAGCTTCGTCACCGGCTCCGTCGTGATGGCCGATGGCGGTTACACCGCCGTCTGA
- a CDS encoding STAS domain-containing protein: MNPSTPIQEERERLSACSCIELQGTFDASAARDVLALLQRQADAGHLELDFSRVNTFQDFALDLLVQGLARLPGLHLKTRGIPSHPARVLQYLSIDPHTLAPARRSQCPSCSPVRDHRDLDD, encoded by the coding sequence ATGAACCCGTCCACACCCATCCAAGAAGAGCGGGAGCGTCTCTCCGCGTGCTCCTGCATCGAACTGCAAGGAACCTTCGATGCCAGTGCGGCCCGGGATGTCCTGGCGCTCCTCCAGCGCCAGGCCGACGCGGGCCACCTGGAATTGGATTTCAGCAGGGTGAACACCTTCCAGGACTTCGCCCTGGATCTGCTCGTCCAGGGGTTGGCCCGGCTGCCGGGGCTCCATCTGAAGACGCGGGGGATTCCCAGCCACCCGGCGCGGGTGCTCCAATACCTGAGCATCGACCCGCACACGCTCGCGCCCGCGCGCCGGAGCCAGTGCCCCTCCTGTTCCCCGGTGCGCGACCATCGGGACCTCGACGACTGA
- a CDS encoding MgtC/SapB family protein: protein MDTYEPFLSLGLALAAGFLIGQEREYSAPDPREGKESFLGGSRTYPLVSLAGAASALVARQFGPWLLLVSLVAVGALLVVSYAGDVRKGYSHGLTSEVALLLSYLLGVLALTEGVFGSPRVKVLTVAGLTVVATLLLSMKPVLHAFIGRLQRRDVSAGVQLLFVAVVVVPLLPDATYGPLDVLNPRQLGWLTLLIAGIGFAGYVAIQALGSRRGLVVTGLIGGLVSSTAVTLSFSGRAKGAPRELRLGCALAVLLASALMFARVMVEVAVVHPPLLRLVAVPMGAMALTLLGAGVLFYRQTREVRGEGAEVEFANPFALGSAFKFTLLFAGVLLGARAATEYLGRSGAYLAGVLAGLTDVDAITLSMAKLAQGGSLPEAVAVTTIFLGTVSNTLAKGVMATVVGGWSFGRWVLLAFGATLAVGALALGTTYWL, encoded by the coding sequence ATGGACACCTACGAGCCGTTTCTCTCACTCGGTCTCGCCCTGGCGGCCGGATTCCTCATCGGCCAGGAGCGGGAGTACTCGGCGCCGGACCCGCGCGAGGGCAAGGAGTCCTTCCTCGGCGGCTCGCGCACCTACCCGCTGGTGTCACTGGCGGGAGCGGCCTCGGCGCTGGTGGCGCGGCAGTTCGGCCCGTGGCTGCTGCTGGTGTCGCTCGTCGCGGTGGGGGCGCTGCTGGTGGTGTCCTACGCGGGTGACGTGCGCAAGGGGTACTCGCACGGGCTCACCTCCGAGGTGGCGCTGCTGCTCAGCTACCTGCTGGGCGTGTTGGCGTTGACGGAAGGCGTGTTCGGCTCGCCGCGGGTGAAGGTGCTGACGGTGGCGGGCCTCACGGTGGTGGCCACCCTGCTGCTGTCCATGAAGCCCGTGCTGCACGCCTTCATCGGCCGGCTGCAGCGGCGCGACGTGTCGGCCGGGGTGCAACTGCTCTTCGTCGCCGTGGTGGTGGTGCCGCTGCTGCCGGACGCCACCTACGGGCCCCTGGACGTGCTCAACCCGAGGCAGCTCGGCTGGCTGACGCTGCTCATCGCGGGCATCGGCTTCGCGGGGTACGTGGCCATCCAGGCGCTGGGCTCGCGACGCGGACTGGTGGTGACGGGCCTCATCGGCGGGCTGGTGTCCTCCACGGCGGTGACGCTGTCCTTCTCCGGGAGGGCGAAGGGGGCGCCGCGCGAGCTGCGCCTGGGGTGCGCGCTGGCGGTGCTGCTGGCCTCGGCGCTCATGTTCGCGCGGGTGATGGTGGAGGTGGCGGTGGTGCACCCGCCGCTGCTGCGGCTCGTGGCGGTGCCCATGGGGGCCATGGCGCTCACGCTGCTCGGGGCTGGCGTCCTCTTCTACCGCCAGACGCGCGAGGTGCGCGGCGAGGGCGCCGAGGTGGAGTTCGCCAATCCCTTCGCCCTGGGCTCGGCGTTCAAGTTCACCCTGCTCTTCGCCGGGGTGCTGCTGGGAGCCCGGGCCGCCACCGAGTACCTCGGGCGAAGCGGTGCGTACCTCGCCGGCGTGCTGGCGGGGCTCACGGACGTGGACGCCATCACCCTCTCCATGGCGAAGCTGGCGCAGGGCGGATCCCTGCCCGAGGCGGTGGCGGTCACCACCATCTTCCTGGGCACGGTCTCCAACACCCTCGCCAAGGGCGTGATGGCGACGGTGGTGGGCGGGTGGAGCTTCGGCCGGTGGGTGCTGCTCGCCTTCGGCGCGACGCTGGCGGTGGGCGCGCTGGCGCTCGGCACCACGTACTGGCTGTGA
- a CDS encoding Rpn family recombination-promoting nuclease/putative transposase → MSGPHDLFARYTFGHPERAAAELRAVLPPQVVSAVDWSSLRREPGSVVDPELRETESDLLFSARLRTGQPLLLYVLLEHQSTVDGWMALRMLRYVVRQVERWRQENPERALLPLIIPLVMYHGPEGRWTAPRRVEDLFDLPEEERERWGELVPRFEYLLDDLTAEREEALRERPGPPLARLAWLVLRHGRSEELARKLPEWVALFALVQEGPEGAEHLVVLLRYLLWVGDEAVHEAARRVLHSVLDEQRAEELMRSYGEQLIERGLQRGLTRGRAEDILRILAARGVSVDEEARQHILTCTDVATLDRWFDRSLNATTLADVLDDPAV, encoded by the coding sequence ATGTCTGGACCGCATGACCTCTTCGCCCGTTACACCTTCGGCCACCCCGAGCGGGCCGCCGCCGAACTACGCGCCGTGCTGCCTCCACAAGTCGTCTCGGCGGTGGACTGGTCGTCCCTGCGGCGAGAGCCAGGCAGCGTGGTGGACCCGGAGTTGAGGGAGACGGAGAGCGACCTGCTCTTCTCGGCCCGGTTGCGCACGGGCCAGCCGCTGCTGCTGTACGTGCTGCTGGAGCACCAGTCCACGGTGGATGGGTGGATGGCGCTGAGAATGCTGCGCTACGTAGTGCGGCAGGTGGAGCGCTGGCGCCAGGAAAACCCCGAGAGAGCCCTGCTGCCGCTCATCATCCCGCTCGTCATGTACCACGGGCCGGAGGGGCGCTGGACGGCGCCGCGCCGGGTGGAGGACCTGTTCGATCTACCTGAAGAGGAGCGGGAGCGATGGGGCGAGTTGGTGCCGCGCTTCGAGTACCTGCTCGATGACCTGACGGCCGAGCGGGAGGAGGCGTTGAGAGAGCGCCCGGGCCCACCGCTGGCCCGGCTGGCGTGGCTCGTCCTGCGTCACGGGCGTAGTGAGGAGTTGGCGCGGAAGTTGCCGGAATGGGTGGCGCTCTTCGCCTTGGTGCAGGAAGGCCCGGAGGGAGCCGAGCATCTGGTGGTGCTCCTCCGTTACCTGCTGTGGGTGGGGGACGAGGCAGTCCATGAAGCGGCCAGGCGGGTGTTACATTCGGTGCTGGATGAGCAACGAGCGGAGGAGCTGATGCGAAGCTATGGCGAGCAACTCATCGAGCGGGGACTCCAGCGGGGGCTGACCCGAGGGCGTGCCGAGGACATCCTGCGGATTCTCGCCGCGCGGGGAGTGAGCGTCGACGAGGAGGCCCGCCAGCACATCCTCACGTGCACGGACGTGGCCACCCTCGACCGTTGGTTCGACCGTTCCCTGAACGCCACCACTCTTGCCGACGTGCTGGATGACCCCGCGGTGTGA
- a CDS encoding VOC family protein: MTVRFNHTIIAAKDKVRSARFLAELLGLPEPKPVGHFQAVTLDDGVSLDYISTDTDFPGQHYAFLVSDDVFDALITKIRDRGIEHWADPRGQRRNEINTNDGGRGVYFQDPSGHYMEAITVPYGGW; encoded by the coding sequence ATGACCGTCCGTTTCAACCACACCATCATCGCCGCGAAGGACAAGGTGCGCTCCGCGCGATTCCTCGCCGAGCTGCTCGGGCTGCCCGAGCCGAAACCCGTCGGTCACTTCCAGGCCGTCACGCTGGATGATGGGGTATCGCTCGACTACATCAGCACCGATACCGACTTCCCCGGCCAGCACTATGCGTTCCTCGTGTCGGACGACGTGTTCGACGCGCTGATCACCAAGATTCGCGACCGGGGGATCGAACACTGGGCCGACCCGCGCGGCCAGCGCCGCAATGAGATCAACACCAACGACGGAGGCCGCGGGGTCTACTTCCAGGACCCCTCGGGTCACTACATGGAGGCCATCACCGTTCCCTACGGCGGCTGGTGA
- a CDS encoding MFS transporter — protein MPTSPTPDAGQPAAQRPLTRQDAKTLALAALGGALEFYDFIIYVFLAPVIGQLFFPPNTSDVLRQLQTFGVFAVAYFARPLGGIIMAHFGDRSGRKRMFALSVFMMAVPTLLIGILPTYATAGYAAPLALLALRVLQGAAVGGEVPGAWVFVSEHVPERRVGFACGTLTAGLTFGILLGSLVARAVNEAYTPEEVRTFGWRIPFILGGVFGFFAVFLRRWLAETPVFEEMRQRKALVRELPIKAVLRGHGVAVTVSMLLTWVLTAGIVVVILMTPTLLQQHYAISPTHALKANSMATLSLTFGCIAFGLAADRFGVGRALGAGCIALLVTVYLFYRGVAGAPERLVELYALTGFCVGVVGVVPTVMVRAFPAAVRFSGISFSYNVAYAIFGGLTPPAVTLLTNTNRLSPAYYVAALCGVGLLVAIYLLSVGRSRFAAVSAS, from the coding sequence ATGCCGACTTCCCCGACTCCCGACGCTGGCCAGCCGGCCGCCCAGCGCCCGCTCACCCGCCAGGATGCCAAGACGCTCGCGCTGGCCGCGCTGGGCGGCGCCCTGGAGTTCTACGACTTCATCATCTACGTCTTCCTGGCGCCGGTCATCGGCCAGCTGTTCTTCCCGCCCAACACGTCGGACGTGCTGCGCCAGTTGCAGACGTTCGGGGTCTTCGCGGTGGCCTATTTCGCGCGTCCGCTGGGCGGCATCATCATGGCGCACTTCGGAGACCGGAGCGGCCGCAAGCGCATGTTCGCGCTGAGCGTGTTCATGATGGCGGTGCCGACGCTGCTCATCGGCATCCTGCCGACCTACGCCACTGCGGGGTACGCGGCGCCCCTGGCGCTGCTGGCGCTGCGCGTCCTGCAGGGCGCGGCGGTGGGCGGCGAGGTGCCGGGAGCCTGGGTCTTCGTCTCCGAGCACGTGCCGGAGCGCCGTGTCGGCTTCGCCTGCGGAACGCTCACGGCGGGGCTCACGTTCGGCATCCTGCTGGGCTCGCTGGTGGCGAGGGCGGTCAACGAGGCCTACACCCCGGAGGAGGTGCGGACCTTTGGCTGGCGCATCCCGTTCATCCTCGGTGGCGTGTTTGGCTTCTTCGCCGTGTTCCTGCGCCGGTGGCTCGCGGAGACGCCGGTCTTCGAGGAGATGCGCCAGCGCAAGGCCCTGGTGCGGGAGTTGCCCATCAAGGCGGTGCTGCGCGGCCACGGCGTCGCGGTGACGGTGTCGATGCTGCTCACCTGGGTGCTCACCGCCGGCATCGTGGTGGTCATCCTGATGACGCCGACGCTGCTCCAGCAACACTACGCCATCTCCCCCACCCACGCGCTGAAGGCCAACAGCATGGCCACGCTGAGCCTCACGTTCGGATGTATCGCCTTCGGACTGGCCGCGGATCGCTTCGGTGTCGGGCGGGCGCTGGGCGCCGGGTGCATCGCGCTGCTCGTGACGGTGTACCTGTTCTATCGCGGCGTGGCCGGAGCGCCGGAGCGGCTCGTCGAGCTGTATGCCCTGACGGGGTTCTGCGTCGGCGTGGTGGGGGTTGTGCCCACGGTGATGGTGCGAGCCTTTCCCGCGGCGGTGCGCTTCTCGGGGATTTCGTTCTCGTACAACGTGGCCTACGCCATCTTCGGGGGCCTGACGCCGCCGGCGGTCACCCTGCTGACGAACACGAACCGGCTCTCGCCCGCATACTACGTGGCGGCGCTGTGTGGCGTGGGCCTCCTGGTGGCGATCTACCTCTTGAGCGTGGGCCGCTCGCGCTTCGCCGCGGTGAGCGCCTCGTAG
- a CDS encoding phage holin family protein produces MESWKSPEAGMSTNELVRRAMYEARLLAKAELLHAKVELTKEARAARFSGVFLGGAAALSVVGLALLFTAGAAALALPLWAGALLAAGVVFVLAALCAAIGWVKLPKKPMRHTLERLSMDLEEIRQHVERTRH; encoded by the coding sequence GTGGAGAGCTGGAAGAGTCCCGAGGCGGGCATGTCGACGAACGAGCTCGTCCGCCGGGCGATGTACGAGGCGCGATTGCTGGCGAAGGCGGAGCTGCTGCACGCGAAGGTGGAGCTCACGAAGGAGGCGCGCGCGGCGCGCTTCTCGGGGGTGTTCCTGGGCGGAGCGGCGGCCCTGTCGGTGGTGGGCCTGGCGCTGCTCTTCACGGCGGGCGCGGCGGCGCTGGCCCTGCCGCTCTGGGCGGGGGCGCTCCTCGCCGCGGGTGTGGTCTTCGTGCTCGCGGCCCTCTGCGCGGCCATCGGCTGGGTGAAGCTGCCGAAGAAGCCCATGCGGCACACGCTCGAGCGCCTGTCGATGGACCTGGAGGAGATTCGCCAACACGTCGAGCGCACCCGGCACTGA
- a CDS encoding DMT family transporter: MSASGASRARLLFAYIACFVLWGSTWSVVKVGLADLPPLRFAGTRMLLAGLVLVPFSGLRRFRPDARTWWMLVGVGVLQIALPYGLLFVAQQWIPSSWSALLFSTYAVWLLLVGRLLLPDQPLTPLKLGSAALGLAGIVALQYEHLRGLGFSGLVVVGCVLTLLATVSISVANVLVRRSLAHVSTSLSVCVQTLSSSVLLLGASFAFESHLPGHWTPRAVLAIVYLAVGATALTYQLLFWLLQRVPLAVIGAMPLLDTLVAVFLGVLMLGERVDSSLLVGGALILASAALANLAPSSSTPPSDAAPGTPRSEPLAPSPREAT; the protein is encoded by the coding sequence ATGTCCGCTTCCGGGGCCTCGCGTGCCCGCCTGCTGTTCGCCTACATCGCCTGCTTCGTCCTCTGGGGCTCCACCTGGTCCGTGGTGAAGGTGGGACTCGCGGACCTGCCACCGCTGCGCTTCGCTGGCACGCGCATGCTGCTCGCCGGCCTGGTGCTGGTGCCCTTCAGCGGTCTGCGCCGCTTCAGGCCCGATGCCCGGACGTGGTGGATGCTGGTGGGCGTGGGCGTGCTTCAGATCGCCCTCCCCTACGGGCTGCTCTTCGTGGCGCAGCAGTGGATTCCCTCCAGCTGGTCCGCGCTCCTCTTCTCCACCTATGCGGTGTGGCTGCTGCTGGTGGGCCGGCTGCTGTTGCCCGACCAGCCGCTCACGCCGCTCAAGCTCGGCTCCGCGGCACTGGGGCTCGCTGGCATCGTCGCGCTCCAGTACGAGCACCTGCGCGGCCTCGGCTTCTCCGGCCTGGTGGTGGTCGGGTGCGTGCTCACGCTGCTGGCCACCGTCTCCATCTCCGTGGCCAACGTGCTCGTCCGGCGCTCCCTGGCGCACGTGTCCACCAGCCTGTCCGTGTGCGTGCAGACGCTCAGCAGCTCCGTGCTGCTGCTCGGCGCCTCGTTCGCCTTCGAGTCCCACCTGCCCGGCCACTGGACGCCTCGCGCCGTGCTCGCCATCGTCTACCTGGCGGTGGGCGCCACCGCCCTCACCTACCAGCTCCTCTTCTGGCTGCTGCAGCGCGTGCCGCTCGCCGTCATCGGCGCCATGCCCCTGCTGGACACGCTCGTGGCCGTGTTCCTCGGTGTGCTGATGCTCGGCGAGCGCGTGGACTCCTCGCTGCTGGTGGGCGGTGCGCTCATCCTCGCCAGCGCGGCCCTGGCCAACCTCGCGCCCTCCTCGTCCACTCCGCCTTCCGACGCGGCCCCCGGGACGCCCCGCTCCGAGCCCCTGGCTCCCTCTCCCCGCGAGGCGACCTGA
- a CDS encoding alpha-hydroxy acid oxidase, which yields MLPYDALEALARERLPQAVYDYFAGGSGEESTLADNSAAWARLRLRPRVLRDVSSVDTSTELLGTPLRAPVLVAPTAFHSLAHPEAELATARGTREAGSLLVLSSRASRRIETVASHAGPWWFQVYVFRDRGLTRSLVQRATAAGARALVLTADTPYVGRKRRNRGDCSLLLPDEDLLANLEGLTHRSLAEQAPDVTFADIDRLRQDSGLPVLVKGVLRADDARECLHHGAAGLIVSNHGGRQLDGALATADALPEVVEASEGRVPVLVDGGVRSGRDVLRALALGARAVLLGRPILWGLATDGADGVRQVLNFLREDTSHALALAGLPRLSDVGPDLLAPRRP from the coding sequence ATGCTCCCCTACGACGCCCTGGAGGCCCTGGCTCGCGAGCGCCTGCCCCAGGCCGTGTATGACTACTTCGCCGGGGGCTCCGGCGAGGAATCCACCCTCGCCGACAACTCCGCCGCATGGGCCCGGCTCCGCCTCCGCCCTCGCGTGCTCCGCGACGTGTCCTCCGTCGACACCTCCACCGAGCTGCTCGGCACCCCACTGCGCGCCCCCGTCCTCGTCGCGCCCACCGCCTTCCACTCGCTCGCGCACCCCGAGGCCGAGCTCGCCACCGCCCGCGGTACCCGCGAGGCCGGCTCCCTCCTCGTCCTCTCCTCGCGAGCCTCCCGCCGCATCGAAACCGTCGCCTCCCACGCCGGGCCCTGGTGGTTCCAGGTCTACGTCTTCCGCGACCGCGGCCTCACCCGCTCCCTCGTCCAGCGTGCCACCGCCGCCGGGGCCCGCGCCCTCGTCCTCACCGCGGACACCCCCTACGTCGGCCGCAAGCGCCGCAACCGCGGGGACTGCTCCCTCCTCCTCCCCGATGAGGATCTCCTCGCCAACCTCGAGGGCCTCACCCACCGCTCACTCGCCGAGCAGGCCCCCGATGTCACCTTCGCGGACATCGATCGCCTGCGTCAGGACTCCGGCCTGCCCGTGCTCGTCAAGGGCGTGCTGCGCGCCGATGACGCCCGCGAGTGTCTCCACCACGGCGCCGCCGGCCTCATCGTCTCCAACCACGGCGGCCGGCAGCTCGACGGCGCCCTCGCCACCGCCGACGCACTCCCCGAGGTCGTCGAGGCCTCCGAGGGCCGCGTCCCCGTGCTCGTCGACGGCGGCGTGCGCTCCGGCCGCGACGTGCTGCGCGCCCTGGCCCTCGGTGCTCGCGCCGTGCTGCTCGGCCGGCCCATCCTCTGGGGACTCGCCACCGACGGCGCCGACGGCGTGCGCCAGGTGCTCAACTTCCTGCGCGAGGACACCTCCCACGCGCTCGCCCTCGCCGGACTGCCCCGCCTCTCCGACGTCGGCCCCGACCTGCTCGCCCCTCGCCGGCCCTGA